AACCTTCACCTAGCCATGCAAGAATACCTGGAGGCGCCCGGGCACGAGCACACGCTCCACGGCGTGGAGGTACCCAACGAGCATATGGGGATGCGTTTGGCGACGTTCACCCAAGAGCACGTCGAAGCTTGGCAGCGCCCGCGCAAGGTGCCGGTCGAGTATGTGAACGTTCCGCTGGAGGACGACCGCACGCTGGCCTGCGTCACTCGCGGCCTGTATCTCGTCCACGACGACGGCCGGCCGATGGCTGTGCTGTTGCAAGGGCCAAGCATGAGCCGATGGGGGCCGAAGATCGTCCAGATCGAGGTGATGGCCGCCGAGCGCGCCGCAGCAGAGGACTTCCTGCGCACCATTCGTGCGGCCATGCACGCCCGCAACGTCTACCGCGGCCACGTCATCTCGCTGGAGTTGGGCGAGGGTGGCGTGGCGGTCAAGTTTCACCGCCTGCCGACAATTACGCGCGACGGCATTATCCTGCCGAAGAACGTGATCGAACGCATCGAGCGCCACGCCATCGGCTTTACGCGCGTCGAGGCGAAGCTGCGCTCGGCTCGCCGGCACATGAAGCGCGGACTGCTGCTGCACGGCCCGCCCGGCACCGGCAAAACGCTCACCGCCATGCACCTGGCCAGCCAGATGTCCAACCGGACGATCATCCTGATCACCGGCTCAGCCATGGGCCTGATCGAGGAAGCCTGCCACATGGCGCGGCTGCTGCAGCCAGCGACGATCATCCTCGAAGACATTGACCTGATTGCCGAGGAGCGCACGCAACAAAACACTGGAACGAACGCGCTGTTGTTCGAATTGCTCAACCAGATGGACGGACTGAGCGAGGACGCCGACGTGCTCTTCCTGCTCACCACCAACCGACCCGAGATCCTCGAGCCGGCGCTGGCGTCGCGACCTGGTCGCATTGACCAGGCCATCTTGGTGCCGTTGCCTGATGCCGATTGCCGGCGCCGGTTGATCATGCTCTACAGCGAGGGTATGACCGTGCGCCTGCGC
The window above is part of the Candidatus Roseilinea sp. genome. Proteins encoded here:
- a CDS encoding ATPase, whose amino-acid sequence is MPEAQPVIASEFAASFKGFMDTVIAQAPREESFFVKVLREHFGDDDLSDFPIVGENFRMADHPNLHLAMQEYLEAPGHEHTLHGVEVPNEHMGMRLATFTQEHVEAWQRPRKVPVEYVNVPLEDDRTLACVTRGLYLVHDDGRPMAVLLQGPSMSRWGPKIVQIEVMAAERAAAEDFLRTIRAAMHARNVYRGHVISLELGEGGVAVKFHRLPTITRDGIILPKNVIERIERHAIGFTRVEAKLRSARRHMKRGLLLHGPPGTGKTLTAMHLASQMSNRTIILITGSAMGLIEEACHMARLLQPATIILEDIDLIAEERTQQNTGTNALLFELLNQMDGLSEDADVLFLLTTNRPEILEPALASRPGRIDQAILVPLPDADCRRRLIMLYSEGMTVRLRDLDGLISKTEGVSAAFIRELMRKAALFAADEGGPDDGIVVEDRHINDALHELVVEGGELTKQLLGASGGFGSRRRESCG